Genomic DNA from Acanthopagrus latus isolate v.2019 chromosome 2, fAcaLat1.1, whole genome shotgun sequence:
TTGCTCGTTGTTGAAGGAAACTAGGACAGCACTCATTACTTGAACTGTGCTACATTGAGATTACCCCCCGTAAAATTCAGCACCGCCTGGCTCAATCTTTATTAATTCACACTTTCTTGAAAGAGAATATGAAACTCTGTGCCGTCTTCCTGCAGGCAGCCAGCCCAGGGAGAGCGGAGAGCTGCTGCTTAGTCACGCAAACCTGCTGCGTGGAGAGACGGGAAGGAACCAGGTGGGGGTCCAACAACAGCTctctttaaagaaaaagctTGCTCACATCTGATACATCTCATCGTCGCCGATCTGAACAACATGTGGGcaggagtgaaagagagagcggCGCAGAGCTGTGAAGGAATGTGTTTCAAATAGATCTGATTCCAGTTTCTATTTCTTTGCCATGGTTGTGTTCTGCCTGAGGCTCGATGTCACCTCTCACCCGTCAACATGTCGGGCTCACAACCCCTTGAATCACGAGCGTGAAGGCAGGCAGCAACTTTTAAACAGGCTTGAAAGAGACATTAATTATTGAGGCTGAATAAGAAATCACAGCCCTTTGTAATTCAGCTTCAGTTGCAGGCGAGGGCTGCTTCTGGAAATTGGCATTCGTGCCTCGACAAAGATCCTCAACCGTGTGTTCTCGGGGAGTCAAATAGATTTCATGGGCTTTGCTTTGTAAGGTCACACAGTTGACTTATTAGACAGTACAGCTAACATCACTGGAAGCATTCTCTTTTCCTCATGACAGCATGACCTGATTTCCCCTCAGCTTAGTTCACTGGCTCAGAGGGAGAGTCGCTGAGATTAAAGATCACTTTCATATGGAAAAGATTATGTTGAAAATGCAGAACTAACAAGAAAGGGCCAGAGGGTGGCACTGCAACAAAGAGCTGGACTCCCTCACAGAGGCAGCTCCCTCTGATGTTAATACTGTTACTGATTTATGCTCCAGTGTGAGTTTTGTCAAAACAAAGTCAGAGATGAAGCGACTCTGGATGGATTTCCTgctacatttataaaaaaatgcACCCTCTCTGCTGCGTCCTCCTCCTGTTATCAGAAAATCCGCCGCTATTCCTGCTAGATGGATCAAACCACACAATCAGCTCTCAGACTTTCTCGTTGAATAGCCTTGGCGGGCGCTGCTACCTAAAAAGGATAAGTATGCCAAGATGAAGCCTGTGACCTCTACTTTGCAGAACTGCTAACAGATGGAACAGATGAGCTGCAGTGTGGTGTTTTGTTGAAGGCAGCTCTCCTCCTCGTTTTATTGCACTGCAAATCACCATACCATTAACCACTTAATACCCGCAGATGTAGGCTGTCACTAAGGACAACGCTGTTACGACTGAAATGCCGCCTGATTCTCCTGCAACATGCCCTCACGCAGCCGGAGATTATAGATCATCTGGGCGCGCGGCGTAAAGAAAAACCACAAAGGGAGGAATTCCACAATCTGTCACCGTGGCCTTTTCCAGCCTCTCCGATATGAGGAGATGTAATCTCTGCATCAGTCCTCGCCCCCGTAGGAAGTCATGCATCTTCTTTTGTTTGGCTACTCGGCTTGTGTAAACTGCTTCTAGTGAGGTGCAGCTATTCCACAGGCCCCCCGccctctgcagctcagcccagaacaaaaaagacaaagggcctctctgctgcagcccgCGCTCACAGCTGTGATAAGGCTCAGCGTGTGTTTACCGCGTGGAGCCTGCTGGGCCGTGTCAGGCTTATTCTGATTATGGATGCACTGTGGCATTTCACAGACGATGACCATCTGATAAGGCCTCAACTGAGACTGATAACAGCCCTCGCCTGCTGGCCTCTGAGCCGAGGCGGCGTCCATCTCACTGGCCGGCTCTGATGtcttgagggaaaaaaaaaaaagaatactgttttttgtgtgagaCCCTACATACAGTGAAGACATGACCTCATCATGACCTCATAATGATCGTCGTTTTCAAAACATTCACACTATGTGAAGTGGAAACTGTATTTTTGAGCTTCAATGCAACTTTTGACTTCTGacacaagaaacaagaaactTTCAATGTGCTTATCATCAATAAACACTTTGCTAGCTCCTCTGTGACATGAGAATGCTGAAGTGCTCACAATGACGTCACTAACACACTGACGTGTGGTGGGTGTGATGTTTACCTCTTTCACCAACTCAGTTCAGGGTGTCagcatgccaacatttgctaattagcaacAAACACTTCATCAGTTTGCAGGAATTTGCTCATAAACGTAATGCAGAAGATATAATTCTGACCTCATGATGGCGCTAGATAACACGTCACTGGGAGACATGAATGTCATGGCTGCTGACTCACAGgcacaaatgtgaaaatagctGCAACTCACTTATTTCAGAAAATAGTAGAAAAATGCTCATGAGTATCCTCGATCAATAGTCTGAATCCCAAGATTACTTAAAAATacgtcctccttcctcccaccGCCTGCACCGGGATGCCCCCGTGACCTGGTGCAACATCAGCCTCTCACGGAGCAACCGTGTAAATATTGTTGGGAGTTTTGTAtcttgtttatattgtttatattattcTAACTGCTGTTTACTCATTCagtattattgttttaatcAGTGCTCTCTATTGCTCTCCCCTTCGCTGCTGAAATGCAAATTTTCCCATCTTGGGCCAAATAAACGATCATCTTTTCTTATCTTATGTTAAAGCTAGATGTCTCAGTATTTGAGAGTGTGGAACTAttaaggataaaaaaaaaatgcagacaagaaatcaaaaatctaaatgaatgcAGATATTCTAAGTCACTTAAGTCACACATTTGTTAttgaattgtgtttgtttttgttatttcatgtgaTGCTGTTGGTGTTTTGTCTTGCACCTGTGCTTTATGTAATGTTATTTAAATGCACTCTGCAAATAAACCTGTCTTGACTGAAGTCATTAGGATTAATTCAGTGGGCACAATGAATGAGTGAACCAAACGTCCCACAGAACAGCAAACGTGAATCCAGCTACAGCGATGTTATGTTACTTTCATTATCAAATAATCTACTGATTGTTTCCTTACGTAATTCatcagttgtttggtttataaaaaaAGTAGCATGGGCAGACCACAGCACTGTGTCTGCCCTGAATAGAACCTGGCTGTACCAAGTCTCATTCTGGGATAGCTGAAAAACTATTAAACCAATCACAGTCGCCTTGGCGGCAACTTTAAACCAGATGTAGTGAAGGAGCACATGCAACATAGTGCTGGGTGACATTAATGAACAGTTCAATGTTAGATAAGGGTGTAGGTTGTTGCAGGGGAAGAGCCGATTAATAATTTTTTCCGAACAGTCTTAATCCAACGGACGCAACAGTGACAAATGCCAATCAAAACATCCCACAGGCCAAAGTGTCGTCATCACACACCttacaaatgtcttgttttgtctgaccactagtccaaaaccccaaaatatacaaatgtgagaccaagaaaagcagcagatgttcaCTTTGGAGAGCCAGGAGCCAGTtttgtaaagaagaaaaaaaaggcatttaatcaaatatgaaaattcaATTTTCAGTCAGTTGACTAAAGTCATTCGGATACATTCACGGGGCTACGTGAACATCCGTGCTACTCTGTCTTTGCAATCCATCCTCAACTCAGAACCACAAATTTGAAGCTCATGGTGGCATGAGGAGAAAAGTCAGGGGACCAACAAAGACGATGGTTGTCATCCTGTGAAGGAGAGACTGCCACGAAGTGTCACAGCGATGCATCTAATAGCTACTGAGATGTTTCAGTCCGTTGGAGCGACTGTGGCTGCTAACGTGgctaaaaatataattttcattaagttttacacacaaaatcaaGCACTGGGAAAATAAAGTGTTGGAGAGCAGAATCACAGGCAACAGTCGCTGCCACTCGCcacaaaaatcaattaaattcTTATGTGACTGGATAAAAAACCACCAGAGTTCATTTTGCATGCGGCAGCCAGTTCACAGcagaaatgaaagaacaaaagatCTTTCATTCGCCGTTTATAAATCACTATACAGCTCTGTGGCGTAACAGGATCCTGTGTCATTCTGCTCAGCCTCCCCCTGAGAGACTGCCAACATACTGCTGTCTCATGGACACAGAAAACGCAGCAGCTGGTCTGGCAAGAAGCGTGCAACTACCAGGGCTAACCCGGGCCAAGGTGCAGGAGTCTGAGCCCAGAGCCTGAAACGGGAAGCGATATCTGACCATGAACCCAATCTGGAAATGAAAGCCGATGATTTCATAGCCGGTTGAACAAGAGCCAGGAAATTATACCTGTGTTGCACGGACATAAAAAATATCTGCTTTAGCATGTGTGCCACGGGGGAAACAAAGCAGACTTTAACACAAGACGCTTCTGGATCCCCGTGAGCTCCAGGGCAACAATGTCTCTTTGTGTTAGGTCACATAAATATTGGCGCACTGACAgtgaatacaaaacacaaaactaaagcTTTTCTCCTTCTGTGTTTCGTGTGTCAGGGACATTTCAAAGCTGACATCAGGGCGGAggcctcagacagacagagggtcAGACAGTTAGCACATGTGTGAGCCCCACGGCCCCGAAACCCGAGCCCGCCCTCGGTGTGTGTGACACAAGAAACCAAGTGCGGTCGTCCAAACTGGGCGGAAGGGGAGCTGGAGGGCAGAGAGCAGGCGCGCTGGGGAGAGGTAGCTAATCTGGTAATTatgtctgctgctgctaactCCACCAGCTCTGGAAAGGTCGGGAAAGAACAACACGAGATAACAAGAGTTATGAAAACTCCAGGGTCCGTCCCACACGGCGAAGACGTGGGAGGAGATAAACAAGGAGACGATGGAGGGATTACTTGGACGCAAgtctgagggaggagagagagagagagtctgctGGCACGCTCTGGGTATACCCATCATGATAAGGGCACCCAGCTGGATTCTGGGTAGTGGATAAGACTGAGTGTGACTCTTGCAGGTTTCAAGAGTCTCCAATAGGGGCTTCTAGTGCTGCGTTTTCAACACAGCCAAGGTGCTGGGTGCAGATGTCAGGGATCTACAACATGTGATTAGAACCAAATATTGACCAACATTGATCGATATTAGCTCACTAAAAATATATCAACTATCAGTGGACTGCATACATGGATGGCACCTCCTGGtatgaaaagtgaagccaaggCTGCACACTTTCTTATGTCCAGCAGGGGCCGACTGCattggtttcaaaaagaagatTCTATAtgagcttatgagaaaatgactgtaCTTCTTACTCAGTTTcttacctcagtaaacagtttccgAAAGAGTTTAAGTTCTCAGTTGCTaatttcaagtcttcttcaacacggCATTATGGACAATTTGTGAATTATAGTTTATTTTAGAGCTATACACATGATGAAGTAGAGTATGGCTTTAAGACGTGGCTACCTTGTGAGTGACTTGTTGCTCAGTCAGATTCAATCAGGATATCCTACAGAGCTCCACCCTTTTGTCCAAATACAGTCACTTTTAGATCCAAAGAACCCAAGATGGCGGCGGCCGTAATGACAAACTCATGGCTTCAAAACAGCGGTCCACAAACTAATGGGTGACGTCTAGTACACCCCCAAGCGCAGCACCACAGACTGATAAGTTACTGTATGTCAGACGAGAACACACGCAGCTATAAGCTCGACTTCAGCCACGCAGAGTCTGTGTGAACTGGCATTTCACTCCGTCTTGAGTGGCCTTTGAGTGGCTTATCTCACCTCTCCAGCCACAAAGAACAGCAGCGgcgtctcctcctccttggCTTTGTACTTTGCCATAAGCTTCTCCGCTATTGGCTGAATGAGCTCCTTGGCTGGCTCTAGCTCACCTTCCTCCTCAGCGTCTGAagggagcaggaaaaaaaaagacacagaaagatgTTTAAAGTGTGGAAAAGAGACGCTTGGGGAGGAACAATGCACAGATGAGTGAAGTGAGAGGCAAGGAAGGAAATAACAGATACATGAGCACATGAAAAGAGCTGtacagatgttttctgtcctgttttttaaTCTAGTTTGACCTGAAAAGAAGTCAGAATGGTCTCACATCTTGAGGGTCTCCTTTATAGTTGGTTCCATTTTATCCCAGCAGAATAAAGTCATTTTCTATGCTTATTCACAAACCTCCAGCATTGCACCTCCTCGATTAGCATATAAATAGGTAGATAAGTGCTAGGACACAGCCCACAGACCTTTGGACCTTTTAACACTGGAAGAATTTTCCACAGACTCTGACATTCAATATGCTTCACGTAAATGCCACTTGATTCACACACATGGAGCTAAAGGCAGAGCACCACGTGGAGCTGAGACCCCGGTCTACTCACCCACAAACAGGACGAGGCAGGGCCCCTCGTGGAGCTGCACAGCGTTGGACTCGCTGAGCTCCAGCACGGGCCGGGGGTGCCAGGGAAAGAGCCGGCACTCTGGGTCGTTCAGCACCTCCACGCGGCCCTGTCGCGTGATCATGTGACCTTCTGCGTCCAGCAGAATCAGCGTGGGAATACCTGGCgcgggagagagaggaggtgaggacggtgtgagacaaagacaaagggTACATCTCAAATCACTGCTTACGTTCGCCACGGAGGTTATGTTTcacttgtgtctgtttgtcaggagggttacacaaaaactaatgaaaagatTTTAATAAAGCTTTGATGGAGGCTGgttcttggcccagaatagaccccattcattttttgtgtggATCCGGATCAAGCGACAGATCCAGGattgtttctcactttctttaacgtGGTGAAAAAGGACGCATCTtgacatttttctaaatttgTCAGGGAATGCTGCTGTTGGATAATGCTGAAATAAAATCGGCATATTTAGTTTCATATTTATAGTTTGTGTTCTACTAAGTGCCACTCTAGTACGATATTTCTTTGCTTCTTGATCTCCTTGAAGCAGAAGTGGTTCTGGTCTGCCATCTTGCCATCTGCCCTAAAATTCTTATTTGAAGACTAAGAAGACTTTCAGCCTAACCCCACTGCATATGAATACTTGGCACATTCAACCAACCACAAGATGGTGGGTGTTGGCTTCACACTTCAGAAGAAAGTTATTACTTATTACTCTGaacacatttcctctttttcctttatCGCATTGTATCGTTGCATCTCGCCTAACATCCCTGCTGGGAGGGAATAAGACACAAGGCCGCTGCTTTTGCAAACACAACTGgatcatttcctttttcctcagtCACAAATAataacacaggacaaaacaagagtttattcaatcattcaGTCCATAACAGAAACGGACCGTCAGTTAATCTTTCTTTTCCCTGGTGACAGCGCGCTTGATGGCATAAAGCCgatgatctgttgatctttacaaatcaagACTGGACAGTCTGACAGTGGAATAGCTGTCAGTACTGACAACTGAATTTAATCTTGACCTTAAAATCAAATTGTGGATTCAGAGAGACGTGGAATCCTCAGAAAAGATGCAAGAGAGGGAAACGTGGATGTAACGTTCAGAGCCTTAGGATGCACCgaaagagaggagggcaggaaaTGGGCAGGAGCGTGGGAGGTAATTCGGGTCATTTCCGTTAATTATCGCCTCATGACGCAGCCAGCTCCCTCTCCCACCGACgttttctttgttgtgaagacgatttctgacattttttgacCTCTTTTTGCGTCTTTGGCAGCTTtcacctctctccacctcttgTCTGCTCTCACTGCTGACGTtcccacttctttttctctttctcacatgTCATTTGATCTCACCGGTCCTTCTGATTACAATCTCCCTCCCTTATTAGCAGCCTTATCATAAACAGACACCGATGTGAGTGAGCGTGTTCCTGTGGGCGCATGTGGAGCGAAGTCAACAGAGGTGGGGGCCCAACAACGTGATCTGCGTGGGTCTGCGAGCAGGAGGGGGGGCAGCGTCGACTCGTTGCTCCGTGCATTCCTCACATTGTTTGCAGGAGAGGCCAGAGAGAGCCGGCTCTCGCTAACTTCCTCCACAGTCCTCTGCACACACAAGAGGAGGGAATGAGGAGAAGTGAGAGCGAGCTGCCGAGGGAGGCGAGGGAGAGGCAGCACTTCCTTGGTAAGACTGTAAACTTGATAACCGGCCCACATTCTTCAGGCTGCAGGGCaatctgtgttgctgtttgccTGCCCGGCACAGAGAGCTGTCAGCCATCGCGCCCGCCTTTGAGAGTGTGTGACATAACCAAActcgacagaaaaaaaacaccactctCAGCGTCGAGGCCTGAAGGAGGCAGTGGCTGTGAAATACCTTGTATTCCGTAGAGTCTGTTGAGTCGTGATCGCCGGGCCTCGTCTGGATACGGCACCGCCAACCACGGCATCTCGCTGAAATACTGCTTGAAGGACTCCTCCGACCTAGAGGTAACACAGCAGATGATGATTCAGGGTTCTCGATTAACAGCCGAGCGGAGAAGACTTGATTATTTACGGCCTTGGCAGATGTGTGCGTCAATCGTACCTGTCAGCGCTGACGAACACGATCTCAAACTTCTTTCCTGACTCTTTGACTGTTCGATACGATTCCACCAAAACCCGGGTCAAACTGCGGCACGGCGggcactgacagagagagaaaaacaaagggaaTAAAGGGACATGAATGAgtgaacatactgtacacacatcGCCTCGGGTATTTCCAAACTCTCCTCCACGTCACCA
This window encodes:
- the nxn gene encoding nucleoredoxin isoform X3, with the translated sequence MKLWNKYKVTSIPSLVFVDAATGKVVCRNGLLVVRDDPKGLEFPWGPKPFAEVVAGPLLRNNRQTTDSSSLEGHYVGVYFSAHWCPPCRSLTRVLVESYRTVKESGKKFEIVFVSADRSEESFKQYFSEMPWLAVPYPDEARRSRLNRLYGIQGIPTLILLDAEGHMITRQGRVEVLNDPECRLFPWHPRPVLELSESNAVQLHEGPCLVLFVDAEEEGELEPAKELIQPIAEKLMAKYKAKEEETPLLFFVAGEDDMTDSLRDYTNLPEAAPLLTILDMSARAKYVRDVEEITPAVVEQFVGDFLAEKLKPEPI
- the nxn gene encoding nucleoredoxin isoform X2 is translated as MPVSEGHAEMKLWNKYKVTSIPSLVFVDAATGKVVCRNGLLVVRDDPKGLEFPWGPKPFAEVVAGPLLRNNRQTTDSSSLEGHYVGVYFSAHWCPPCRSLTRVLVESYRTVKESGKKFEIVFVSADRSEESFKQYFSEMPWLAVPYPDEARRSRLNRLYGIQGIPTLILLDAEGHMITRQGRVEVLNDPECRLFPWHPRPVLELSESNAVQLHEGPCLVLFVDAEEEGELEPAKELIQPIAEKLMAKYKAKEEETPLLFFVAGEDDMTDSLRDYTNLPEAAPLLTILDMSARAKYVRDVEEITPAVVEQFVGDFLAEKLKPEPI